Below is a genomic region from Ferribacterium limneticum.
GCCGGCGCGCCCGGCCACAGTCCATGGTCGGTCGTCATGCCATTGCGATTGGGCAGCAGTTTCTGGACTTCGCCGATATTCTTGTCGGACAGCACAAAGTCAGCCGGCACGATTTCCTGCAGATTGAGCAGGTAGGCCAGGATGGCGAAAACCTCGTCCGGCTTGAGCGACTTCGGCGCCGTCCAGGGCATGGCGCGCTGGATGTAGTCGAAGACCGTCGAAATCGTTGCCACTTTGGTAAAGGTCGTGCGCTGCGGCAGTTCGCCGGAGGACAGGCCCTTGACGTTGCCGGCCTTGATGTCGTCCTTGGTCGTGCCGCCGGCGAGCGGCGTGAACACCTCGTTCGACTCGCCGAAGGAGCCGTGGCAGGACGCACACTTTTCCTCGAACAGCTCGTTGCCGCGCTCGACATTGCCCGATCCTTTGGGCAAGCCCTTGAAGTCCGGGCGAACGTCGATGTCCCAAGCCTTCACTTCGGCCGCGGTAGCCGGCCGGCCGACGCCCTGATAGTTCTCGAAGGCGATTGCTGCGGTCGACGCGGAAAAAAGGGCAAAAACGAAAAGCGGCTTAGAGAACCTGAACATTGCTGACCTCCCCGCTTTCAACCACTTTCCACGACTGGATGGCGTTGTTGTGATAAATCGACTTGGTACCGCGGACCGCACGCAACTGCCCATAACTCGGCTGGACAAAGCCGGTCTCGTCGATGGCCCGCGACTGCAGGATGGCCGGCGAGCCGTCCCACACCCAGTTGGTGTTGAAACGGGTCAGCGCCTTGTTCTGGATCGGTCCTTCGAGACGCGCCGTCTGCCAATTGACGCCACCGTCGAACGAGACATCGACCTGCTTGATCTTGCCGCGACCGGACCAGGCGAGGCCGGAGACGTTGTAAAAGCCCTTGTCGAGCAGCGTCTGGCCACCGGACGGGGTGGTGATCACTGACTTGGCTTCCTGGATCGAACTGTACTGGCGATGCTGGCCGCTCGGCAGGAGGTCGATGTAATGCACCGCCTCGTCCTTGGTGGCGTAAGGCTTGTCGCCCACTTCGATGCGACGCAGCCACTTGACCCACGACACACCCTGGACGCCCGGCACGACGAGGCGCAGCGGATAGCCGTTTTCCGGCCGCAGCATTTCGCCGTTCTGGCCGTAGGCGACGAAGACTTCGCCGGATTCGACCATTTCCATCGGGATGGTGCGCGTCATCGAGGAGCCATCTGCCCCCTCTGCCAGCACGTAACGCGCCTTCTTGTAATCGACACCGCAGTCTTCCAGCAGCACCTTGAGCGGCACGCCGGTGAATTCGGAGCAGGACAGCATGCCGTGCGTGTATTGCACGGTCGGCACGGCGACATTGCCCCACTCAAGGCCGGTGTTGGCGCCGCATTCGATGAAGTGGATGCGCGACACTGAGGGCAGACGCATCAGTTCGTCCAGCGTATAAACCTTGGCCTTCTTGAGCAGCGAATCATCCGAGCCATTGACCATCAGGCGATGCTTGGACGGATCGATGTCGTGCCAGCCCTGGTGATGGCGCTCGAAATGCAGGCCGGACGGCGTGATGATGCCGAACAGACCCTGCAGCGGCGCAAACGACACCGAAGCGCCGCCGACGCGGGCCAGACCCGGCGATTCACGACGCAGCAACTGGCTTTCGTACTTTGACGGCATGCCGTACGGGTTGGTTGCTACCGGCAGACCGAGCGAGGTTGTCCACGCCGGATTTTCCAGGATATTGATGTCACCCTCACTGGCCGCGCGCGCTGCCATCGGTGCGGCCAGAGCAGCACCGGCGGCGAGGAAGCTCTTGCGCAGGAAGTCGCGGCGACCGCTGCCGACCGCCTTGACCTGCTCTTCCGACAAAAAGTTCTCCGGTGCGGGCCGCAGACGCCCCGGTTGTTTCACGATGTCACCCATATGGACAAACCCCTCTGCTTAATTGACGTCAGTACTGCAATTCACCGGCGACACCCCCAACTCATCGCCCAGATCGCGGCTTGCCACCGAGATGCTGACCGTTCGGCAGATGTCGACAAAATTCGGATCGATCACGCGATACATGACCGAACTTCCTTCGCGCCGCCGGTCGACTACGCCGGCCCGGTACAGGATGTTCAGATGCCGCGAGATGTTGGCCTGGGTCAGGCCGATTTTCTCAACCACCTCATGAACCGGACGTTCCTCGGCGCACAAGCACGAAAGAATGCGCAAACGGGTCGGATCGGCGAGCAATCCGAAGTAGTGCGCTACCTGTTCGAAAACCTGTAATGTCTCGTCCAATGTCTCGTCCATATCGTTCTTTTGATTTCAATCAAGAATCAATGTATAACTGCGTACTTATATAGTCAACTACTAATATTGTTGCGATGCAGCATGCAATTTGTGCGAAAGGCTTATAACCTTGGCACTACGCTGATACGGACAAATCAAAAATAATTTTGGCTATATATGGCGTATCGACAACACTAGAGGAGATGTCTCGATGAAACCGTTTGCTCCCATAGCCGCCCTGTGCCTGCTGGCTTTTGCCAGCGCCTCGCAGGCGGCCGATCCAAACCTCGGCCGCAACCTGGCCGCCACCTGCGCCAACTGTCACGGCACCAACGGCAACGCCATCAAGGGCTCCGGGATGGATGCCCTGGCCGGCATGGAAAAAGCCAAAATCCTGCAAAAACTGGCCGAATTCAAGAGCGGCGACAAGCCCGCCTCGATCATGCATCAGATCTCCAAAGGCTACACCGATGGCCAGCTTGATCTGATCGCCGGCTATTTCGCCGCACAAAAATAAGGGGAGATGACCATGATGCTGATGAAAAGACGTGATTTCCTGAAAGTCGGTGCGGCAGCCGGTGCAATGGCTTCCCTCTACGGCTGCGCCGGCGGTAGCAAGGCCAGCGGCCATGTCGTCGTGGTCGGCGGTGGCTACGGCGGAGCCACGGTCGCCAAGTACCTGCGCATGTGGAGCGAAGGCAGCGTGCAGGTGACGCTGATCGAGCGCAACCCGACCTTCATTTCCTGCCCGATCTCCAACCTGGTCATTGGTGGCACCAAGACCATGGAAGACATCACAATCAGTTATGACGGTCTGAAGAGCAAATGGGGCGTCCGTGTCGTCCAGGACGACGTTGTTGCGGTCGACGCCGCCAAGAAGACCATTTCCCTGAAGGCTGGCGGCGCCATGTCCTACGACCGCCTGGTCCTCTCACCGGGCGTCGATTTCATGTTCGACCAAATCCCCGGCCTGAACAACGCCGATGCCCAGTCGAAGATTCTTCACGCCTGGAAGGCCGGCGCCCAGACCGTCGCCCTGCGCAAGCAACTGGAATCGATGAAGGACGGCGGCACCTACGCCATCGCCATCCCCAAGGCGCCCTACCGCTGCCCACCCGGACCCTACGAGCGTGCCTGTCTGGTCGCCAACTACTTCAAGCAGAGCAAGCCGAAATCCAAGGTCGTCATCCTTGATGCCAACGAAGACGTGATGTCCAAGAAAGGCCTGTTCACCAAGGCCTGGAGCGATCTCTACAAGGGCATGATCGAATACCGCAACAACAGCGAAGTGAAGGATGTCGAAGTCGCCACCAACACCGCCGTGCTCGAATTCGACAAGTTCAAGGCCGACGTACTCAACGTTATCCCGCCGCACCGCGCCGGCGATATCGCCGCCAAGTCGGGCATCAAGCTGATCAACAATCGCTGGGTGGACATCAACTGGCTATCGATGGAATCGACCAGTACACCAGGCATCCACGTGCTTGGCGACGCCATCTTCCCGGCCCCGACCATGCCGAAATCGGGCCACATGGCCAACCAGCACGGCAAGCTCGCCGCTGCCGCCATCCTGAATCAGCTGGCCGGCCTGGAGCCGAACCCGGAGCCGGTCGTCATGAACACCTGCTACAGCTTCGTCGACGCCAAGAACGTCATTCACGTTTCGTCGGTGCACCAATACGACGCAGCGACCAAGACCGTGCAACCGGTCAAGGGCGCTGGCGGCGTCTCGGCCGCCCGCAATGAACTGGAAGGCAAGGTAGCGATGGGCTGGGCGAAGAACATCTGGGCCGACATGCTGACCTGATTTCGCCGGCAGCAAAAAGCAGAAGGCCGCCAATTTGGCGGCCTTTTCGCATTTGGTGACGCGTTTTTTCTCAGTCCAGGGTTGCGATGTACTCGGCAACGGCATGCGTCTCGAGCTCAGACAGCTTCGAAGCAATGGTATGCATGACTGCGTTGTCGTTGGTCCGTTCACGCTTATTGAACTGCTTCAACTGATCCTCGATGTAACGCGGATGCTGCCCGGCCAGGCGCGGCAACTGCGGCGTTCCCAGTCCCTTGGCGCCATGGCAGGTCGAACAGGCCGGCAAGCCGGTGAACTGGTTGCCGCGGTTGAAGACGAATTTGCCAACGGCGAGCAGTTCCTGATCTCTAGCTGCGCGAGGCCCGACCACCTTGGCCTGAAAGAAAGCACCGAGCGCTTTCATTTCGGCTGGCGTCAATTCCTCGGCCTGCGGTTTCATGGTGTCGCTATTGCGCTTGCCGGACTTGAAATCAGCCAACTGTTTGGCGATGTAGTCGCCATGTTGCCCGGCCAGGCGAGGGAAAACCGGGCTGGCCGATTCGCCTTCGAGGCCGTGACAGAGAAAGCAGCGTCCGGAAACGATCTCTTCGGCGCGAGCCAGATCGACCGCCTCGGCAGCCAATACAGGCATGGAACAAACGGCGGCAAGCACGGCCCCGGCGATCTGTATTGCAACTCTTTTCATTTCCCCCACCCCCCGCATAAAAGTAAATCATTAAATCATGATTTTCTTACGGCGTGCTTGCAAGCGTCAGGCGTGGCCCGTGCTGCCAAAACCACCTTCGCCACGGTGACTCGCGTCAAAGTCCTCAACAATATTGAATCCAACCTGCAGGACGGGAACGATGATCAGCTGCGCAATGCGGTCCAGCGGATTGAGCGTAAAGGTAACGCTGCTGCGGTTCCAGACCGACACCATCAGTTCGCCCTGATAGTCGCTGTCGATCAGCCCGACCAGATTGCCGAGCACGATGCCATGCTTGTGGCCGAGCCCCGAGCGCGGCAGGATCATCGCCGCCAGGCCCGGATCGGCCAGATGAATCGCCATGCCGGTCGGCACCAGCGTGGTTTGGCCCGGAGCGACATGGATAGGCGCCTCGATACAGGCGCGCAGATCAAGCCCGGCCGAACCGGGAGTGGCGTAATGCGGTGGCGTCTCGTGCAGGCGGTTGTCGAGAATTTTTACGTCGATTTGATGCATCAGTGTTTCCCCGTCAAGGTAGCGATGTGTTCAATTAATTGCCGGGCCAGTACCGCCTTGGGCGCCGGCGTCAGCGGATGGACACCGGCATCGTCGAACAACACGAGCCGGTTGTCATCGCCGCCGAAACCGTCCTGGATCAGGTTGCCGGCGATCAGCGGGATATTCTTCTTGCGCCGCTTGGTCTGCGCATACTCTTCCAGATTGCGGCTCTCGGCCGCGAAGCCGACGCAGAACGGGCCATTTGCCAGCGCCGCCACTTCGGCCAGGATGTCCGGGTTCTCGATCAGTTCAATCGGCGGAATACCGCCGCTATCCTTCTTGAGCTTGTGTTCGGCCGCATTGGCAACGCGGTAATCGGCCACCGCGGCGACGCCGATGAAGATGTCCGACGTAGCAGCGCGCGCCATCACGGCAGCGTGCATGTCGAGCGCACTCTGCACGTTGACACGGTCGACGCCCTGCGGAGCCGAAAAACCGACCGGCCCTGAAACCAGGGTCACCTCGGCACCAGCCTGTCGCGCGGCACGGGCGACGGCGTAGCCCATGCGCCCGGACGACAGGTTGGTGATGCCGCGCACCGGGTCGATGGCCTCGAAAGTCGGCCCGGCGGTGATCAGAACCTTGCGGCCGGCCAGCAGTTTTGGCGTGAAGAAGGCAATGACCTCTTCAAGAATCTCCTCGGGTTCCAGCATGCGGCCGGCGCCAACCTCGCCACAAGCCTGCTCGCCGCTGGCCGGGCCAAGCATCTGCACGCCATCGGCCTGCAATTGAGCGACATTGCGTTGCGTCGCCGGGTTTTCCCACATCTGGCGATTCATCGCCGGGGCGACGAGCAGCGGACAGTCGCGGGCCAGTACCATGGTCGCCAGCAGATCATCAGCCATGCCGTGCGTGATGCGGGCGAGGAAATCGGCTGAAGCTGGGGCCACGAGTATGAGATCAGCCTGGCGCGACAGATCGATGTGGGCCATCGCGTTAGGCATCCGGGCATCCCACTGGTCGAGATAGACCGGCTTGCCCGACAACGCCTGAAAGGTGGTCGCCGTTACGAAATGCGTCGCCCCTTCGGTCATCGCCACCTGCACCTCGGCGCCCTGCTTGCCGAGCAGGCGAACCAGCTCAGCCGCCTTGTAGGCAGCGATGCCGCCGGTGACGCCGAGAACGATGCGTTTTCCCTGTAATTCCATTGTCTTGCCATTAGAATTGGACTCCGCACATTCTAACGGAAAAGAATATGGCGATTACCGACTGGCCCGAAGGTGAACGACCGCGTGAGCGACTGCTGGCACACGGCCCGGAAGCGCTTTCCGATGCCGAACTGCTGGCTATCTATTTGCGCGTTGGCGTACGTGGCAAAAGTGCCGTCGATCTGGCGCGCGATCTGTTGCAGCGTTTCGACGGCCAGCTTGGCACCCTGGCCGAAGCGTCGCTCACTGAACTGGCCAGCGTTTCGGGCATCGGCATGGCCAAGGCCGCCCAGTTGAAAGCCAGTTTCGAACTAGCCAGGCGCGCACTGTCGCAGGACATGGCGACGCGCGACAGCTTCACCTCGCCGGGCAAGGTCCGCGACTGGCTGCGCCTCAAGCTGGCCAGCCGCGGCCATGAAGTCTTCATGGCCTTGTGGCTGGATGCCCAGAACCGCCTGCTCAAAGCCGACGAACTGTTCTCCGGAACGCTGACCCAGACGTCGGTTTACCCGCGCGAAGTCGTCAAGGCGGCACTGGCCAACAACGCGGCCGCGGTGATTTTGGCGCACAATCATCCGTCCGGCATTGCCGAGCCGTCGCGGGCCGACGAGATGCTGACGCGATCGCTGAAAGACGCCCTGAGCCTCGTAGACGTCAAGGTTCTCGACCACTTCATCGTCGCCGGCAACACCCCGCCGCTCTCCTTCGCCGAACGGGGCTTGCTATAAAATTCAATAAACCCCTTGAAACGATTAAGCACTTTTGGTTATACTTGTGGGCTCTCTTCTAGCGAATTCTGGAGCACCATCATGGCGCGTGTCTGCCAAGTAACGGGTAAAGGCCCGATGGTTGGGAACAAGGTTTCCCATGCCAACAATAGAACCAAACGCCGTTTCCTGCCGAACTTGCAGTACCGTCGTTTTTGGGTCGAATCTGAAAACCGCTTCCTGCGCCTGCGCGTTTCCAACGCCGGTCTGCGCCTGATCGACAAGAACGGTATTGACTCCGTCCTCGCCGACCTGCGCGCCCGCGGCGAAGTCTAATAAAGAAGGAAATATAAAATGGCTAAAGGCGGTCGCGAAAAAATCAAGCTGGAATCTACAGCTGGCACCGGTCACTTCTATACCACCTCCAAGAACAAGCGCACGACGCCTGCCAAACTGGAGTTCATGAAGTACGACCCGAAGGCTCGTAAGCACGTTGCTTACAAGGAAGTCAAGCTGAAGTAATTCAGCTTCTCCAGAGCATTCGACAAACCCGCCTTTCGGCGGGTTTTGTTTTTTCAGGCCGGCTGTTTCTGCCGGAAAAGCAATGCGGCATAAACCACGATGCCGGCGAAGACCAGGACAGACCAGTTGGCCATCGACAGGCCTAGAAATTCCCAGTCCCGGCTGGTGCAGAAGCCGGTAGCCAGGAACATCGACGGCCATTCCATGCCCAGCCAGTCGACCAGACGCTCGATAATGTTGGGATCGGTGAAGCTGCATTCCGGTGCCAGATGCGGAAAAGCCTGCATCCAGGTCTGGTAGCTGGCGACGCCAAAACCAAGCACGGCAAGGGCACCCGCCAGCGCGACCCACAACATTCGTCCGGCCGGCCAGATGAAGCCAAGCAGGCCGACAATGCCGATCACGATGTAGAGCAGGCGCTGAAAAATACAGAGCGGGCAAGGGGCCAGACGCAGCAGCGTCTGTAGCTCCATGCCAACCGCAACGAGTCCCAGGCAGCCCAGGCCCAATGTCGCGAACCAGGCCCTAGTGGGCACTTTTAACCAATTCATTTAAGGCAATTCCTCGAGTGACAAACAGCCGGGATTCTATGCCATCGCCAGCTAGACTTGAAATTTTGGCCTTTTTTCCGGTTGACCGTAAGAAACGCCGCAAAGGCACAGGGTGGTGGACCGCTGCCCGGCAGGTGGTTAAGATTGGCGGATGAATACACGCATCCTGCTAGTCGAAGACGACGAACGCCTGGCCGAACTGACGGCCGAATACCTGACCAAGAACGACATGCAAGTCAGCATCGAGCCGCGCGGCGACACCGCCGAGGCGCGCATTCTGGCCGAGCAGCCCGACCTGGTCATTCTTGACGTGATGCTGCCCGGCAAGGATGGCTTTGAAGTCTGTCGTGCCGTCCGGCCACAGTATCGCGGCGTGATCCTCATGCTGACGGCACGCGACGAGGACTTCGACCAGATTCTCGGCCTCGAAATGGGCGCCGACGACTACATCGCCAAACCCGTCCAGCCACGCGTCCTGCTCGCCCGCATCAAGGCCCTGCTGCGGCGCCTGCCGACGGCCGGCGAAGCCAGTGGCAACAGCGAATCCGAGAGCATGGTCTTCGGCCAGTTCAAGATCAGTCAGGCGACACGCACCGCTTCGCTGAACGGCCAGACAATCGATTTGACGACAGCCGAGTTCGACCTGCTCTGGCTGCTCGCCTCGCATGCCGGTAACGTGCTGTCGCGCGACGACCTGTTGCAGGAACTGCGTGGCATCGGTTTTGACGGACTGGATCGTTCCATCGACGCCCGCATTTCCCGCCTGCGCAAGAAGCTGAACGATGATCCTGAGAACCCAACGCGCATCAAGACCGTGCGCGGCAAGGGTTACCTTTTCAGCAAGCATGACTGGAACTGATCCCCAGGCCGGGGAACCCAGCCCGAAAGAACACAACCAGGGTCTGGCCCGCTCGCTGATCCGGGTCGCCCTGCCGCGCTGGCGCGGCAAGCGCTACAGCCTGTCCAAGCTGTTCTTCAACTTTTACCTGCTGGCCATGGGCTCCTTCGTTGCCATTGCCTTCACCGCCGATTTCGTCATCTCCACCGCCCAGCGCGGCATTACGGACGACTACGCACGTCGTTTCATGCGCGGCACGATCACCCTGATCGAGGACGAACTGTTCCGTCAGCCACGCCGCGAGTGGCAAAAGCACCTCAAGGAAATCGACAACAAGTTTTCCTACAAACTGGGCATCGTCGAGCGCATGAGCCTCGACCGCATGCTGACGCCGAGCCAGGTCATCAAGCTCGACGCTGGCGACATCGCCATCGACCACGACGGCGACATCATGTATCACCGTCTCGGCACCTCCAGCCAAGTGCTGGTGGTCGGCCCGCTCGCCGCCAACCGCAACCCGGAACTGAAGGACCGTCTGCCGCTCGAACTGCGGCTGCGCCTGCTGACCTGGAGCTTGATCGGCCTTATTTTCGCGGTCGCCCTGTGGTTCTGGATTCGCCCGGTCTGGCGCGATCTCGAAGGTCTGCGCCAGACCGCGCTCGATCTCGGCGATGGCCATTTCGAGGCCGTCTCGCCGCCCGTCCGCACCCAACTTTTCGCCCCGCTCTCCGACACAATGAACAGCATGGCGGAACGTATCCGTCAGTTGCTCGCCACCCACCGCGAGCTTTCCTGCGGCATTTCGCACGAATTGCGCACACCGATCGCCCGCATGCGTTTTGCCCTCGAAATGCTCTCCGAAACCGAGCTGCGAGAAGAGCGCGAACGCCTGTGGGCGATGATGGAAGCCGATCTCGACGAACTCGACCAGCTCATCGACACCAGCCTGACCTATGCCCGTTTCGAACGCGAGGCCCCGGAGGCGCATTTTTCCAGCGTCAAGCTGGCCGAATGGCTGACCGACGAGGTCGATTCGGTCCGCCTCCTCGGCCGCCAGCTCGAGGTCACGGTCAACACGAAAAACCTGCCGGAAAACCTGTTTGTGGACCTCGACCGCAAGGCCATGCCCTACGCCCTGCGCAACCTGCTGCGCAACGCCTTCAAGTACGCCGCCAAGCGGATTTCGGTCGATGCCGAACTGGTCGGCGACAACATGCGGATTCACGTCGACGACGACGGCATCGGCATCCCGCCCGAAGAGCGCGAACACATCTTCTCGGCCTTCACCCGCCTCGACCGTTCGCGCGACCGGTCTACCGGTGGCTACGGCCTCGGCCTGGCCATCGCCCGTCGCGTGCTCGAACTGCATGGCGGCACCGCCACCGCCGACGCCTCACCGCTCGGCGGCGCCCGCTTCACGCTGACCTGGAAAGCCCGCCAATAGGCGATTTCGGTAGCGTCACAAAGCGTCACACAAGATCAAAACCTGTTACCTCTGAGCCACGCTTGTGCCACAGACGCCGGACCGGCGCGTCCCTAGAATGCGAGGCATGGAAGCAAACCAATCCCACCAAGAGGACAACGAGGAAATGATCAAAATGAACATCAAACAATTTATCGAAGCCACCCGCCAGTACCTGTTCGAGCTGGCCACCGCCCAAGTCCAGCCGGCATTGGCCCCAATTCCCGTCCGCGCCGATCGCTAATGGCCTTTGCGGACAACCTGCCGATCAGCGAATCACTGGGTGTCTTCATTGGCATTACAGGATTCGACTGGCTGTCGGAAGGTCAGGCTGAACCGCTCAAAGCCGCTGTTACCGCTGTTGCTGCCGGCGCATTCATCGCCGTTGCCCGCTACTGGTTGAAGAAACACCGAAAAGACTGAACCGTTTTACCCTCCTCTCGAATTTCCCCCGATTCGAGAAACTCCCTGTTACCCCGCCCTCGTGGCGGGGTTTTTTTTGCCTTCGCTATAATCTCCCGCCAACTGCCGAAGCGCCGAAGCGCCGCCAAAGTCTTTATCCACCACTCCGAACGCGGGAAGTCAGATAATGTCCAACTCGCCTTTTGGCGGTAACGCAGCAAGGTCATCATTCCCGACCAGTGAAAACATCCTCAACCGGTAACCGCATGACGCAAGCCATTTTTCCCGCCACGCCCTTGTTGACAGGCACCGATGCCGAACAGAAGCGCCGGCAGATCCTCGACTACTTTCACGCCACCTTCGACCGCTACGAGCAGTTGTTCGAAGTGCTGACGTGCGACGAGGCTTACTACGTCAAACCGATTGCGCTGCGTCACCCGCTGATTTTCTACTTCGGCCACACCGCTACCTTTTTCATCAACAAGCTGGTCCTGGCCGGCTTGATCGAGCAGCGCATCAACCCGGGTTTCGAGTCGATGTTCGCCATCGGCGTCGATGAAATGAGCTGGGATGACCTCAGCGAGCAGCGTTACGACTGGCCGCGTGTGGACGAAGTGCGCGCCTATCGCCGGGCCGTGCGGGCGACTGTGGCGCAGTTGATCGAGAGCTTGCCGCTGAACCTGCCGATTGGCTGGGAAGATCCGTTCTGGATCATCGTCATGGGCATCGAGCATGAGCGCATCCACCTCGAAACCTCTTCGGTGCTGATCCGCCAGCATCAGCTCAAATACGTGCAGAAACATCCGGCCTGGACGCCCTGTCGCGAAAGCGGTATTGCGCCGGAGAACACGCTGGTCGACATTCCGGCGGCTGAACTGCGCCTCGGCCGCGAACGCAGCGACCCGAAAATCTACGGCTGGGACAACGAATTTGGCCGCCACGAGGCGTCGACCGCAGCCTTCCAGGCCAGCCGTTATCTGGTGTCGAATCGCGAGTTTCTCGCCTTCGTTGAAGCCGGCGGCTACGCCGACGATTCACTATGGCCGGAGGAAGGTTTGGCGTGGAAGAAATTCGCCAAGGCCGAGCATCCGACTTTCTGGATCAAGGATGGCGGGCAATGGCGCCTGCGCCTGATGCTCGAAGAAGTCGCCATGCCCTGGGACTGGCCGGTCGAAACCAATTACCACGAGGCCAAGGCCTTCTGTAACTGGAAGGCACGCACCAGCGGCCAGGCTGTCCGTCTGCCGACCGAGGACGAGTGGCAGGCACTCCGCCGGTTCGCCGGAGTCGCTGATTTGCCCGACGACCTGCCAGCCAACCTCGGCCTAAGCCACGAGGCGTCGAGCTGCCCGGTCAATCGCTTCGCGCACGGCCCCATGTTTGATGTCATCGGCAATGTCTGGCAATGGCTGGAAACACCGATTTACCCATTCGCCG
It encodes:
- a CDS encoding winged helix-turn-helix domain-containing protein produces the protein MNTRILLVEDDERLAELTAEYLTKNDMQVSIEPRGDTAEARILAEQPDLVILDVMLPGKDGFEVCRAVRPQYRGVILMLTARDEDFDQILGLEMGADDYIAKPVQPRVLLARIKALLRRLPTAGEASGNSESESMVFGQFKISQATRTASLNGQTIDLTTAEFDLLWLLASHAGNVLSRDDLLQELRGIGFDGLDRSIDARISRLRKKLNDDPENPTRIKTVRGKGYLFSKHDWN
- a CDS encoding ATP-binding protein → MTGTDPQAGEPSPKEHNQGLARSLIRVALPRWRGKRYSLSKLFFNFYLLAMGSFVAIAFTADFVISTAQRGITDDYARRFMRGTITLIEDELFRQPRREWQKHLKEIDNKFSYKLGIVERMSLDRMLTPSQVIKLDAGDIAIDHDGDIMYHRLGTSSQVLVVGPLAANRNPELKDRLPLELRLRLLTWSLIGLIFAVALWFWIRPVWRDLEGLRQTALDLGDGHFEAVSPPVRTQLFAPLSDTMNSMAERIRQLLATHRELSCGISHELRTPIARMRFALEMLSETELREERERLWAMMEADLDELDQLIDTSLTYARFEREAPEAHFSSVKLAEWLTDEVDSVRLLGRQLEVTVNTKNLPENLFVDLDRKAMPYALRNLLRNAFKYAAKRISVDAELVGDNMRIHVDDDGIGIPPEEREHIFSAFTRLDRSRDRSTGGYGLGLAIARRVLELHGGTATADASPLGGARFTLTWKARQ
- the ovoA gene encoding 5-histidylcysteine sulfoxide synthase, with translation MTQAIFPATPLLTGTDAEQKRRQILDYFHATFDRYEQLFEVLTCDEAYYVKPIALRHPLIFYFGHTATFFINKLVLAGLIEQRINPGFESMFAIGVDEMSWDDLSEQRYDWPRVDEVRAYRRAVRATVAQLIESLPLNLPIGWEDPFWIIVMGIEHERIHLETSSVLIRQHQLKYVQKHPAWTPCRESGIAPENTLVDIPAAELRLGRERSDPKIYGWDNEFGRHEASTAAFQASRYLVSNREFLAFVEAGGYADDSLWPEEGLAWKKFAKAEHPTFWIKDGGQWRLRLMLEEVAMPWDWPVETNYHEAKAFCNWKARTSGQAVRLPTEDEWQALRRFAGVADLPDDLPANLGLSHEASSCPVNRFAHGPMFDVIGNVWQWLETPIYPFAGFEVHPIYDDFTTPTFDERHNLFKGGSWISCGNEAAPVSRYAFRRHFFQHAGFRYVVADAPATQPASHYETDRLISEYIEFHYGDAYFGVANFPKTLAQLAIETMGDKPAGKALDLGCATGRATFELARHFDQVTGLDFSARFIGVGTQLAEQGRLRYTLTEEGELVSYKECSLAALGLGEVAAKVEFFQGDACNLKPVFAGYDLILAANLIDRLYSPALFLKTVHERLNPGGLLMLTSPYTWLPEHTKREEWIGGFKKDGENFTTFDGLKAMLGKHFRLVRGPESVPFVIRETKRKFQHTLSEVTVWERI